In a genomic window of Campylobacter concisus:
- the thrC gene encoding threonine synthase, with the protein MRLTPTRSVKDEKVKNVNLSTAMLSPSSAHGGLYAPKKLPKITKSKWQELSQLSYEKLALYIISLFKFDVSEAFFKKAVKRYASFDDPKHPVIFKKIDKNLYVNELYHGPTRAFKDMALQPFGSLLSQLAKERGEKYLIMCATSGDTGPATLQTFANDENIKVVCLYPDGGTSEVQKLQMQTMQGENLKVFGIKGDFDDAQRALKTLLANDKFKSELKKKRLKLSAANSVNFGRILFQIIYHAYAYANLLKQKALKANESFDIIVPSGNFGNALGAYYAKKMGAKIGKIKIASNANNILTQFFTTGVYDLRDKKLVKTISPAMDILISSNVERLLFDKFGSERTNELMQSLAKDKSYKLSKQELEALKEDFEASWCDDKECESYIAKLARGGYAIDPHTATCFKMVDASRINVITSTAHWVKFTPSMIKACQIKDTKDEKDALAKTTKILNDSVPSSINSLFSAKILHKNIIKEDEIEKCVLEWIER; encoded by the coding sequence ATGAGACTAACACCAACTAGAAGCGTAAAAGATGAAAAGGTAAAAAATGTAAATTTAAGCACAGCTATGCTTAGCCCAAGCTCCGCTCACGGCGGACTTTACGCGCCAAAAAAGCTTCCAAAGATAACAAAATCAAAGTGGCAAGAGCTCTCACAATTAAGCTACGAGAAGCTCGCACTTTATATCATATCACTATTTAAATTTGATGTGTCAGAGGCGTTTTTCAAAAAGGCGGTTAAGAGATACGCGAGTTTTGACGATCCAAAGCACCCAGTCATTTTTAAAAAAATAGATAAAAATTTATACGTAAACGAGCTATATCACGGCCCAACTAGGGCATTTAAGGATATGGCGCTTCAGCCTTTTGGCTCACTTCTTAGCCAGCTAGCAAAGGAAAGAGGCGAAAAATACCTTATCATGTGTGCAACTAGCGGTGATACAGGTCCTGCGACACTTCAAACCTTTGCAAACGACGAAAATATCAAGGTCGTTTGCCTCTATCCAGATGGTGGCACGAGCGAGGTTCAAAAGCTTCAGATGCAGACCATGCAGGGTGAAAATTTAAAGGTTTTTGGCATAAAAGGCGACTTTGACGACGCTCAAAGGGCGCTAAAAACGCTACTTGCAAATGATAAATTTAAATCTGAGCTTAAGAAAAAGCGTCTTAAACTAAGCGCGGCAAACTCGGTAAATTTTGGCAGAATTCTCTTTCAGATCATCTACCACGCCTACGCCTACGCAAATTTACTAAAGCAAAAAGCGCTTAAGGCAAACGAGAGCTTTGATATCATCGTGCCAAGTGGAAATTTTGGCAACGCACTTGGGGCGTATTACGCTAAAAAAATGGGCGCAAAGATCGGTAAGATCAAGATCGCCTCAAACGCAAACAACATCTTGACGCAGTTTTTTACTACCGGCGTTTACGACCTCAGGGACAAAAAGCTAGTTAAGACGATAAGCCCAGCCATGGACATTTTGATCAGCTCAAACGTTGAGCGCTTGCTGTTTGATAAATTCGGTAGCGAGCGAACAAATGAGCTTATGCAAAGCCTAGCTAAAGATAAATCTTATAAACTTAGCAAGCAGGAGCTTGAAGCGCTAAAAGAGGACTTTGAGGCTAGCTGGTGCGACGATAAAGAGTGTGAAAGCTACATCGCAAAGCTCGCAAGGGGCGGCTACGCGATCGATCCGCATACAGCTACTTGCTTTAAAATGGTAGATGCTAGCCGCATAAACGTCATCACATCGACCGCGCACTGGGTGAAATTTACGCCAAGTATGATCAAAGCGTGCCAGATCAAAGATACAAAGGATGAAAAAGACGCGCTCGCAAAAACTACTAAAATTTTAAATGACAGCGTTCCAAGCTCGATAAATTCGCTATTTAGCGCAAAAATTTTACACAAAAATATCATAAAAGAGGATGAGATCGAAAAGTGCGTCCTAGAATGGATCGAGCGATGA
- the cutA gene encoding divalent-cation tolerance protein CutA, with translation MRILITSVAKKKEAKKLSKKLVKKGFAACVSSFSAKSIYLWQEKLCDEKEQILLIKTDVKFKKVAKFIRKHHSYETPEILALKPKEVFKKYENWIKKSAKKGKK, from the coding sequence ATGAGAATTTTAATCACCTCAGTCGCAAAGAAAAAAGAGGCAAAAAAACTAAGTAAAAAGCTCGTTAAAAAGGGCTTTGCAGCTTGTGTAAGTAGCTTTAGCGCAAAAAGCATTTATCTTTGGCAAGAAAAGCTTTGCGATGAAAAAGAGCAAATTTTACTCATAAAAACGGACGTGAAATTTAAAAAAGTAGCTAAATTTATAAGAAAGCACCACAGCTACGAAACCCCAGAAATTTTGGCACTTAAGCCAAAAGAGGTCTTTAAAAAATATGAAAATTGGATAAAAAAATCAGCTAAAAAAGGCAAAAAATGA
- a CDS encoding tetraacyldisaccharide 4'-kinase, translating to MFKKLNIFLHAWANEYFFRPNFFQILLAFLLLPLSFIYFFIVVLKKFTARKIDFGIKVISVGNLTLGGSGKTPLCVAIAKNYEGAFIILRGYKRKSKGMQVVARNGEILLDVVASGDEAMIYATSLKNANVIVSEDRKVAIKYAKEHGAKYILLDDGFSKFDIAKFDILVRPNPEPRLKFCLPSGAYRYPFSFYKFADFIASEGQTHFRKSEILNKSEKMVLVTAIANPERLKPFFDECIARVFFPDHYDFSKDELSEILQSYGATSLLMTQKDYVKAKDFGLPVSLITLEVTLSEDFKKVLGRQI from the coding sequence GTGTTTAAGAAATTAAATATTTTCTTGCATGCTTGGGCGAATGAATATTTTTTTCGCCCAAATTTCTTTCAAATTTTACTGGCATTTTTACTTTTACCACTAAGCTTTATCTATTTTTTTATTGTAGTTCTTAAGAAATTTACTGCTAGAAAAATAGACTTTGGCATAAAGGTAATAAGCGTGGGAAATTTGACACTTGGAGGAAGTGGTAAGACCCCGCTTTGCGTGGCAATTGCTAAAAATTACGAGGGCGCTTTTATTATTCTTAGAGGTTATAAAAGAAAGAGCAAAGGTATGCAGGTTGTCGCTCGTAACGGCGAAATTTTACTTGACGTAGTAGCGAGTGGCGATGAAGCGATGATATACGCCACAAGCCTTAAAAACGCAAATGTAATAGTAAGCGAAGATAGGAAAGTAGCTATAAAATATGCCAAAGAGCATGGCGCAAAGTATATTTTGCTAGATGACGGATTTTCTAAATTTGACATAGCTAAATTTGATATCTTGGTGCGTCCAAATCCAGAGCCAAGGCTAAAATTTTGCTTACCAAGCGGGGCTTATAGATATCCATTTAGCTTTTATAAATTTGCTGATTTTATCGCTAGTGAAGGACAAACTCATTTTAGAAAGAGTGAAATTTTAAATAAAAGCGAAAAAATGGTTCTAGTAACGGCCATAGCAAACCCAGAGCGCCTCAAGCCATTTTTTGATGAGTGCATAGCTCGCGTCTTTTTCCCTGACCATTATGATTTTTCAAAAGATGAACTAAGTGAAATTTTGCAAAGTTACGGTGCGACCTCGCTTTTGATGACGCAAAAGGACTATGTAAAGGCAAAAGATTTTGGTTTACCAGTATCGCTTATAACGCTTGAAGTTACGCTAAGCGAGGATTTTAAAAAGGTTTTAGGGCGACAAATTTAA
- a CDS encoding DegT/DnrJ/EryC1/StrS family aminotransferase, with translation MREIPFYRPTITERESELIEEALHSENTTNIVARFEEKLKEYFGAKFVVTTNNIAAAHHLALSALDTKRGDKVICSINAFPSIAQAVRHFDAEPIFVDVDEEDFNICPDALEKVLKEQNHKKLKCAFISHIAGQSARMDEITAVCEKYGVKILDDANRGMGLTYNGKKVGSDSFLSCFQTHSRVQNPISTVGFFTTNDEEIYKRAKLLRNYALVNGIDKFGSLSYIYDVVDIGLKYDINSINAAFSIAQLERTDKLIQRRQEIAKIYDKELGECHNITIPVKKREHIYTQYIIKINKNRDGFARELLEHGIHTSLHYIPIHLLSYYKNKYSLKVNDFPNALKNYQQVLSLPIYHSLSDEEVQYVCNKVKEISKTRV, from the coding sequence ATGAGAGAGATTCCGTTTTATAGACCAACTATCACTGAGCGTGAAAGTGAGCTTATTGAAGAGGCTTTGCACTCTGAAAATACTACTAATATCGTTGCTAGATTTGAAGAGAAGTTAAAAGAGTATTTTGGTGCAAAATTTGTAGTTACCACAAATAATATTGCAGCTGCACATCACTTGGCACTAAGTGCACTTGACACTAAACGCGGAGATAAGGTCATTTGCTCCATAAATGCTTTTCCTAGCATTGCACAAGCTGTTAGACATTTTGATGCTGAACCTATTTTTGTGGATGTTGATGAAGAAGATTTTAACATCTGCCCAGACGCCCTTGAGAAAGTGCTAAAAGAGCAAAATCACAAAAAATTAAAATGTGCTTTTATCTCTCATATCGCAGGTCAAAGTGCTAGGATGGATGAGATAACGGCGGTTTGTGAGAAATACGGTGTAAAAATTTTAGATGATGCAAATCGTGGTATGGGACTAACATACAATGGTAAAAAAGTTGGTTCAGACTCCTTTTTGTCATGCTTTCAGACACATTCGCGTGTACAAAATCCTATATCAACGGTTGGATTTTTTACGACAAATGATGAGGAAATTTATAAAAGAGCAAAACTACTTCGCAACTATGCTCTTGTAAATGGCATTGATAAATTTGGTAGCTTGAGTTATATTTATGATGTCGTTGATATTGGCTTAAAGTATGATATAAACTCGATAAATGCAGCATTTTCTATTGCGCAGCTAGAAAGAACAGATAAACTCATACAAAGAAGACAAGAGATCGCAAAAATTTATGATAAAGAGCTTGGTGAGTGCCACAATATAACAATCCCTGTCAAAAAACGCGAGCACATTTATACTCAGTATATTATTAAGATAAATAAAAATCGTGATGGCTTTGCTAGAGAGCTTTTGGAGCACGGCATTCACACATCATTGCACTACATACCGATACATTTACTAAGTTATTACAAAAACAAATATTCACTTAAAGTAAATGATTTTCCAAATGCTTTAAAAAATTATCAGCAAGTATTGTCACTGCCTATTTATCATAGTCTAAGCGATGAAGAGGTGCAATACGTCTGCAACAAAGTAAAAGAAATTTCTAAAACTCGTGTTTAA
- a CDS encoding NAD+ synthase gives MKEYQKIEETLVFSLKDKTKDKNLLLGVSGGIDSAVVATLCARAKPNKTHALIMPTASSNRQNMDDALNLCEKLNIKYKVLSIEGILNAFYETIDVNLSNLRKGNLAARVRMSLLYDYSSSINALVIGTSNKSELMLGYGTIFGDLACAINPIGELYKSEIFEFAKHLGVDKNFIDKAPSADLWDGQSDEGDIGYSYAVIDEILENLENNKEQVIKKFGLKAVLDIENRVVSNRFKRQMPLIVKI, from the coding sequence ATGAAGGAGTATCAAAAAATTGAAGAAACTTTAGTTTTTAGCTTAAAAGATAAAACTAAAGATAAAAATTTGTTATTGGGTGTTAGTGGAGGTATTGATTCTGCTGTAGTAGCGACTTTGTGTGCAAGAGCAAAACCAAATAAAACTCATGCGCTCATCATGCCAACAGCATCATCAAACAGACAAAATATGGACGATGCCTTAAATTTATGCGAAAAACTAAACATAAAATATAAGGTTTTATCCATAGAGGGTATTTTAAATGCCTTTTACGAAACGATAGATGTAAATTTAAGCAATTTAAGAAAAGGGAATTTAGCAGCTAGAGTTAGAATGAGCTTGCTTTATGATTATTCATCTAGTATAAATGCTCTAGTTATCGGAACAAGCAACAAAAGTGAGCTTATGCTTGGATACGGTACGATATTTGGGGATTTAGCATGTGCGATAAATCCTATCGGAGAGCTTTACAAAAGTGAAATTTTTGAATTTGCAAAACATCTTGGGGTTGATAAAAATTTTATTGACAAAGCACCTTCGGCTGATTTGTGGGATGGACAAAGTGACGAAGGCGACATAGGTTACAGTTATGCTGTTATTGATGAGATTTTAGAAAATTTAGAAAATAACAAGGAGCAAGTCATCAAAAAGTTCGGATTAAAAGCAGTATTGGATATAGAAAATAGAGTTGTTTCAAACAGGTTTAAACGACAAATGCCGTTGATAGTGAAAATTTAA